The Eremothecium gossypii ATCC 10895 chromosome IV, complete sequence genome contains a region encoding:
- the TIP20 gene encoding Tip20p (Syntenic homolog of Saccharomyces cerevisiae YGL145W (TIP20)), producing MNSVEDLLQLQPKIDALEKERDDIARKVQAVARTEGEQVDDFEALNSKLAGIAEEISGARTLEDVQRLRDNYGELAILDRAETLLREREAGERRAQNACTLAAVTEKLGRAAELDYCDLEALHAELEPLARSADAAPQVEQFNELLTERARVPRRDLEHELLERRCDTELFVSTDDSVHELREKAGLLFQLSQLLLPEPRADQLWNFVCMANNFRIKFIYHFTSPSAESEQQSIENYFKFLDKYLSENLYKYMDIFEDESKGITRTLIHKQFINHILEPVREKVNVTMTKIAASNSASDVKMLVLLISEIFITDNALKKSHYYDGVGLVSLIDEAALEVWQNFEVESAVSQFEKLTTPGASLMSPKNGADFGKLLENMYRYLEPFFSIDYRNLFSVKYQLVDEIFIQLPLKYRSFLLSKNILQNELTAEQQFENTCVKLHSLLLISNILVRFSHDFTFIEMTQQINKITDSDYEYIFDEVWESYDEAVIVLRDSIVHRWVKGLSSSLRNYFKYNEWDSIATAPEQCSAELVGALAWMKKMTDIFDKYWYPQHIIAQIKVALLENIIKFMLNYVVKLNKFSENGLRQLTFDYEALRATLGLPLEHSSVAEELALFEYFNILSMKYTNNKITSKFLDAEYVSSHHTRNFRELRESLQVSHLTSDEIADALYRTL from the coding sequence ATGAATTCCGTCGAAGATCTACTGCAGCTTCAGCCAAAGATTGATGCGCTAGAGAAGGAGCGCGATGACATTGCGAGGAAGGTTCAGGCGGTTGCGCGAACGGAGGGCGAACAGGTGGACGATTTCGAGGCGCTGAACAGCAAGCTCGCCGGGATTGCAGAGGAAATCAGCGGTGCAAGGACGCTTGAGGATGTGCAACGGCTGAGAGACAACTACGGGGAGCTGGCGATCCTGGACAGGGCAGAAACGCTGTTAAGGGAGCGCGAGGCGGGCGAGCGCCGCGCGCAGAACGCGTGCACGCTTGCCGCCGTCACCGAAAAGCTGGGGCGGGCGGCTGAACTGGACTACTGCGATCTGGAAGCGCTTCACGCTGAGCTCGAACCGCTGGCACGGAGTGCAGACGCTGCGCCGCAGGTGGAGCAGTTCAACGAGCTGTTGACGGAGCGTGCGAGGGTGCCGCGGCGGGACCTGGAGCACGAACTGCTGGAAAGACGCTGTGATACTGAGCTCTTTGTGTCGACGGATGACTCGGTGCACGAGCTTCGAGAAAAGGCGGGCCTGCTATTCCAACTTTCGCAGCTGTTACTGCCGGAGCCACGGGCGGACCAGCTCTGGAACTTCGTCTGCATGGCGAATAACTTCCGGATTAAGTTCATCTACCACTTCACTAGTCCCTCTGCGGAGTCTGAACAACAGTCCATTGAGAACTACTTCAAATTTCTGGACAAGTACTTGTCCGAGAATCTCTACAAGTATATGGACATTTTCGAGGACGAGAGTAAAGGCATTACCAGGACGCTTATTCACAAACAGTTTATCAATCACATTCTTGAGCCCGTTAGAGAGAAGGTCAACGTCACCATGACGAAAATAGCTGCCTCCAATTCGGCCAGCGACGTGAAGATGCTGGTGCTATTGATTTCCGAAATATTTATTACAGACAACGCTTTAAAGAAGAGTCACTACTACGATGGCGTTGGGCTTGTATCCCTGATTGATGAAGCCGCGCTGGAGGTATggcagaactttgaagTAGAATCTGCTGTAAGTCAATTTGAAAAACTAACAACACCAGGTGCCTCATTGATGTCACCCAAAAATGGCGCGGACTTTGGGAAACTTCTGGAGAATATGTACCGGTATTTGGAGCCCTTTTTCAGCATCGACTATCGTAATTTATTTTCAGTGAAGTACCAGTTGGTGGACGAGATATTCATCCAGCTTCCCTTGAAGTACCGTTCATTTCTTCTATCGAAAAATATCCTCCAAAATGAATTGACCGCCGAGCAACAGTTTGAGAACACCTGTGTGAAGCTCCACAGCTTGCTTCTCATTTCCAACATACTTGTGAGGTTTTCCCATGACTTCACATTTATTGAAATGACCCAACAGATTAACAAAATCACCGATTCAGATTATGAGTATATATTCGATGAAGTATGGGAAAGTTACGATGAGGCCGTTATCGTACTCAGAGATTCGATAGTCCACAGGTGGGTTAAGGGtctcagcagcagcctgcGGAATTATTTCAAGTACAACGAATGGGACTCGATCGCTACAGCCCCTGAGCAATGTAGTGCGGAGCTTGTGGGGGCCCTGGCTTggatgaagaagatgacAGACATTTTTGATAAATATTGGTATCCGCAGCATATTATTGCTCAGATCAAGGTGGCTCTCCTAGAGAATATTATCAAATTCATGCTAAACTACGTGGTAAAGTTGAATAAGTTCAGCGAAAATGGTCTCAGACAGCTAACATTCGACTACGAAGCCTTAAGGGCAACACTAGGGCTGCCACTTGAGCATAGTTCAGTGGCCGAAGAGCTTGCATTATTTGAATACTTCAACATACTCAGTATGAAGTATACCAATAATAAAATTACGTCAAAGTTCTTGGATGCCGAGTATGTTTCAAGCCATCACACAAGGAATTTCAGAGAGCTGAGAGAATCGTTGCAAGTAAGCCATTTAACAAGCGACGAGATTGCTGATGCATTGTATAGGACATTGTGA
- a CDS encoding lipase ROG1 family protein (Syntenic homolog of Saccharomyces cerevisiae YGL144C (ROG1) and YDL109C) codes for MGTEPAREVLYHYRSSVRIGEVERYVITYDLYDEEELPERIQLSSLWLKVKNVSSLTYRAAYLMGPYMLYCDLRTEDYHHSQKLFSSADMPQFEPAMQPQHEFLAELSLHRLQKRYVWLLDVVSQIIFTTNSVVPFEVTIASAKPALEDTATLAPQAGSFNRRLTVNRQTTLDLWNLPQQVFDDYTKPEHLVVLTHGLHSNVTADMQYLKETIEQCQQYYPNEHIVVKGFGDNVCKTEKGIKYLGGRLGEYIVKQLYNERIKRISFIGHSLGGLTQTFAIAYIAINYPWFFEKVDPVNFVALSSPLLGIVTNNPAYVNILLSMGVVGKTGQDLGLQAHQGDDQPLLCSLPGHTTRRILRKFKKRTLYANAVNDGIVPLYTSALLYLDYDSILKQLDTQEYQVDKQDFFTKTLINPLVKAINVLMPQTQSSSSIPKVSMFDSAMSVLLPPLPEKSYLMNPSGDPSVILHDKMYSEADIPEVGQPPEKNIWSSLLLNIGNNEEYKQLEEEIAKKWHKGMTWRKVIVHLKPDAHNNIIVRRRFANAYGWPVIDHLVQNHFNGSDYPYTEGETEEAALDELIEQEKKWINRPHNETFFDVGPTGMISSVGEILENIKNSAFQKTASASSLKPSDSFDDDEIFRLNGLY; via the coding sequence ATGGGTACAGAGCCTGCAAGAGAGGTACTATATCATTATAGGTCTTCGGTACGAATTGGTGAGGTGGAACGTTATGTCATCACATATGACCTTTACGACGAAGAGGAGTTGCCAGAGCGCATACAGCTGAGCTCACTGTGGCTGAAGGTGAAGAACGTTAGCAGCCTGACGTACAGGGCTGCGTATCTGATGGGACCCTACATGCTATACTGTGATCTGCGCACGGAAGATTACCACCACTCGCAGAAGCTGTTTAGCTCGGCGGATATGCCGCAGTTCGAACCCGCAATGCAGCCGCAGCATGAGTTTTTGGCGGAACTGTCGTTGCACAGGCTTCAAAAGCGTTACGTATGGCTGCTAGACGTCGTGAGCCAGATCATCTTCACGACGAACTCGGTGGTGCCGTTCGAGGTAACGATCGCATCGGCCAAACCCGCACTTGAGGACACCGCAACACTGGCGCCGCAGGCAGGCTCTTTTAACCGGCGCTTGACAGTGAACCGTCAAACTACGCTGGACCTGTGGAACCTACCCCAGCAGGTCTTCGACGACTACACCAAGCCAGAACACCTGGTTGTGCTTACACATGGGCTTCACTCGAACGTGACTGCCGACATGCAATACCTGAAGGAAACTATCGAGCAGTGCCAACAATACTATCCCAACGAGCATATTGTGGTCAAAGGATTTGGGGACAACGTATGCAAGACAGAGAAGGGAATCAAATACCTTGGGGGGAGGCTAGGGGAGTACATTGTGAAACAATTGTACAATGAGAGGATCAAGAGGATATCTTTTATAGGGCATTCCTTGGGGGGGCTGACGCAAACGTTTGCAATAGCCTACATAGCAATTAATTACCCGTGGTTCTTCGAGAAGGTAGACCCCGTGAACTTCGTGGCGCTTTCGTCGCCGTTGCTGGGCATTGTGACAAACAACCCCGCCTACGTTAACATATTGCTTTCCATGGGGGTCGTTGGCAAAACTGGGCAGGACTTGGGACTGCAAGCGCATCAGGGAGACGACCAGCCATTGCTATGCTCACTTCCGGGACATACAACCAGACGCATCTTGCGCAAGTTCAAGAAACGCACTCTTTACGCAAATGCTGTGAATGACGGAATTGTGCCTCTGTATACTTCAGCACTCTTGTATCTCGACTACGATTCTATTCTAAAGCAGCTGGATACACAGGAATATCAGGTCGACAAGCAGGATTTCTTTACCAAGACTCTGATTAATCCGCTAGTGAAAGCAATAAACGTCTTGATGCCACAAACACAGAGCTCTTCTTCAATTCCAAAAGTTTCCATGTTTGACTCGGCTATGTCTGTACTTTTGCCGCCGTTGCCTGAAAAGTCATACCTAATGAATCCTTCCGGGGATCCAAGCGTTATCTTGCATGACAAAATGTACAGCGAGGCTGATATTCCAGAGGTTGGTCAGCCGCCAGAAAAGAATATCTGGAGTTCGCTTCTGTTAAACATTGGGAATAACGAGGAATATAAGCAGCTCGAAGAAGAAATAGCCAAGAAATGGCACAAAGGTATGACATGGAGGAAAGTTATAGTGCATCTGAAGCCTGATGCGCATAATAACATAATAGTACGGAGAAGGTTTGCAAATGCTTACGGGTGGCCAGTTATCGACCACTTGGTACAAAACCACTTCAACGGTAGTGACTATCCTTATACAGAAGGTGAAACTGAGGAGGCAGCCTTGGACGAACTGATCGAACAGGAGAAAAAATGGATCAACAGGCCTCATAATGAGACATTTTTTGACGTCGGTCCGACGGGAATGATATCTTCTGTTGGCGAAATACTTGAAAACATTAAAAACAGTGCTTTCCAAAAGACGGCAAGCGCTAGCAGTCTGAAACCTAGTGACTCCTTCGATGATGACGAAATATTCAGACTTAATGGCCTTTATTAA
- the MRF1 gene encoding Mrf1p (Syntenic homolog of Saccharomyces cerevisiae YGL143C (MRF1)) yields MALRFGRLLLLGRALPVSVRCYSQAEGFRELHPSLIKRATGYAAELETLEKLLSKGESFDVEKQKKYSKLSSIVDTFRAYQDNVHMYRELQDMIAQDASLRTEAQAELDELAPTLARSADTLLDKLLPPHPFAEKPCIVELRPGVGGIEAMIFTQDLLNMYIGYAQHHRWKWSVTSATENTTGAGLSEAILSIDEPGSYDRLKFESGVHRVQRIPATESKGRTHTSTAAVVVLPKMAEEAESDAYERTFKPGEIRIDVMRASGKGGQHVNTTDSAVRITHFPSGIAIHMQEERSQHRNKAKAFQILRAKLADLERKEREARERSARKDQVSSTDRSDKIRTYNFPQNRVTDHRCAVSLHALAEVVTGERLDELIDSMARYDSEQKAKLLLKEMESTT; encoded by the coding sequence ATGGCACTGAGGTTTGGCAGGTTGCTTTTGCTCGGGCGGGCTCTACCGGTCTCTGTGAGGTGCTACTCCCAGGCTGAAGGCTTCCGGGAGCTCCATCCGTCGCTCATCAAGCGTGCCACAGGCTACGCCGCCGAACTGGAGACGCTGGAGAAACTGCTGTCTAAAGGAGAGAGCTTCGATGTGGAGAAGCAGAAGAAATACTCCAAGCTGTCCTCCATTGTAGATACATTCAGGGCATACCAGGACAATGTTCATATGTATCGGGAACTGCAGGACATGATCGCGCAAGACGCCAGCCTGCGCACGGAAGCCCAGGCAgagctggacgagctggcTCCGACGCTTGCGCGCTCTGCGGACACGCTACTGGACAAGCTGCTACCACCGCACCCGTTTGCAGAGAAGCCCTGCATAGTAGAACTGCGGCCGGGAGTCGGCGGTATCGAGGCGATGATCTTCACGCAGGACCTGCTCAACATGTACATCGGGTACGCGCAACACCACCGCTGGAAGTGGAGCGTCACGTCCGCCACGGAAAACACTACTGGTGCCGGGCTCAGCGAGGCTATCCTCAGCATCGACGAGCCCGGCTCCTACGACCGCCTGAAGTTTGAGTCCGGCGTGCACCGCGTGCAGCGCATACCCGCGACCGAGTCCAAAGGCCGCACGCACACGTCCACAGCAGCCGTGGTGGTCCTGCCGAAGATGGCAGAGGAGGCCGAGTCGGACGCCTACGAGCGCACGTTCAAGCCCGGCGAGATACGCATCGACGTCATGCGTGCTAGCGGAAAAGGTGGCCAGCACGTCAACACGACTGATTCTGCCGTGCGCATCACGCACTTTCCCTCGGGCATCGCCATCCACATGCAGGAGGAGCGTTCGCAGCACCGCAACAAGGCGAAGGCCTTCCAGATCCTGCGCGCGAAGCTGGCCGACCTCGAGCGCAAAGAGCGCGAGGCCCGCGAGCGCTCCGCCAGAAAGGATCAGGTCTCCTCCACGGACCGGTCCGACAAGATACGAACCTACAATTTCCCCCAGAACCGTGTGACAGACCACCGCTGCGCCGTCTCGCTTCACGCACTTGCCGAGGTGGTCACGGGGGAGCGGCTCGACGAGCTGATAGACTCGATGGCCCGCTACGACAGCGAGCAGAAGGCCAAGCTCCTCTTGAAGGAGATGGAATCCACCACCTGA
- the KIN28 gene encoding TFIIH complex serine/threonine-protein kinase subunit KIN28 (Syntenic homolog of Saccharomyces cerevisiae YDL108W (KIN28); 1-intron) — MTAVNYTKEKKVGEGTYAVVYLGHRQTDGRQIAIKEIKTSQFKDGLDMSAIREVKYLQEIRHANVIELVDLFMAQENLNLVLEFLPADLEMLIKDSSLLFTQADIKSWLLMTLRGVHHCHRSFILHRDLKPNNLLLAPDGQLKIADFGLARTLAAPHEFMTSNVVTRWYRAPELLFGARHYTAAVDLWSVGVIFAELMLRIPYLPGRDDVDQIDVTFRALGTPTDKDWPEVSSFSAYNKIQVYPPPSRSELRSRFIAATENALDLMCGMLTMDPHKRWDTTRCLLSQYFVELPEATPPTELPKLNK, encoded by the exons ATGACCGCTGTTAACTATACCAAAG AGAAGAAGGTTGGTGAGGGTACGTATGCCGTGGTGTATCTCGGGCATCGTCAGACCGACGGCAGGCAGATAGCCATCAAAGAGATCAAAACGTCGCAATTCAAGGATGGGCTGGACATGTCGGCCATCCGCGAGGTCAAGTATCTGCAGGAAATACGGCACGCAAACGTGATCGAGCTGGTGGACCTGTTCATGGCGCAGGAAAACCTGAACCTGGTGCTGGAGTTCCTGCCCGCAGACCTCGAGATGCTCATTAAAGACAGCTCGCTGCTGTTCACACAGGCGGACATCAAGTCATGGCTGCTGATGACGCTGCGGGGCGTGCACCACTGCCACCGCAGCTTCATCCTGCACCGCGACCTGAAGCCCAACAACTTGCTACTTGCGCCGGATGGCCAGCTAAAGATCGCAGATTTCGGGCTTGCGCGTACACTGGCGGCGCCGCACGAGTTCATGACCTCGAACGTGGTGACGCGCTGGTACCGCGCACCTGAGCTATTGTTCGGCGCGCGCCACTACACGGCTGCTGTAGACTTGTGGTCTGTGGGCGTGATATTTGCCGAGCTGATGCTGCGGATTCCGTACCTGCCAGGCCGTGACGATGTGGATCAGATCGACGTCACGTTCCGTGCGCTGGGCACACCTACGGACAAGGACTGGCCTGAGGTCTCGTCCTTCAGCGCGTACAACAAGATCCAGGTATACCCGCCTCCGTCGCGCAGCGAGCTGCGCAGCCGCTTCATCGCTGCAACTGAGAATGCCCTCGACCTGATGTGCGGTATGCTGACGATGGACCCGCACAAACGGTGGGACACGACTCGTTGCCTGCTCAGTCAGTATTTTGTAGAGCTTCCGGAGGCGACACCTCCTACGGAACTTCCAAAACTAAATAAGTAA
- the MSS2 gene encoding Mss2p (Syntenic homolog of Saccharomyces cerevisiae YDL107W (MSS2)), whose amino-acid sequence MLTPMTNPLRLIGAGCRFLSTNNRPPLHKIFPSKKLVNRMLFDLDSRLTFRKLLPVYEQVYTQLDSSTGDLVVPRGVRAHDVMIMKKVLEKTRRRTKSSNRHLLALENELLYMAAQMGHKDAAALLAFDTLCNPASQTAADMEYAKLMVKDFYRSGHPLTLKLTGDLSLANGDNTTAEEYYMKFLKKEADTFLAGEVYGQLGRISFLRSHFAQAEERFLQAIKLTPLEYSVQSYFYLGQLYMNSDPLKARSLLESAASQGFKESFKTLGHLEMNYFCDLTKAREWFKLGMELGELECMIGCFDCAITLGDLALAHRASKSLEALAKTDKIYQALYTQFADYRHEKLSLLEEYKAEKALDVSGSIYAAENREK is encoded by the coding sequence ATGCTCACCCCAATGACGAACCCACTCCGCCTTATTGGCGCTGGCTGCAGGTTCCTTAGCACCAACAATAGGCCGCCACTGCACAAGATCTTTCCCTCCAAGAAGCTGGTGAACAGGATGCTGTTCGACCTTGATAGCCGACTGACCTTCCGGAAATTACTGCCTGTATACGAGCAAGTGTACACCCAATTAGACAGTAGTACGGGCGATTTGGTAGTACCCCGCGGCGTGAGGGCGCACGACGTTATGATCATGAAAAAGGTGCTGGAGAAGACTCGCCGCAGAACGAAGAGCTCCAATCGCCATCTACTTGCGCTGGAGAACGAGCTGCTTTACATGGCTGCGCAGATGGGACACAAAGATGCAGCGGCGCTGCTAGCCTTTGACACGCTGTGCAACCCGGCGTCGCAGACGGCAGCAGACATGGAATATGCGAAGTTAATGGTCAAGGATTTTTACCGCTCTGGGCATCCGCTCACGCTCAAGCTGACAGGGGACCTTTCCCTGGCGAACGGCGACAATACTACAGCCGAGGAGTACTACATGAAATTCCTGAAGAAAGAAGCAGACACTTTTCTTGCTGGCGAGGTTTATGGGCAGCTGGGCAGGATATCCTTCCTCCGCTCGCACTTTGCGCAGGCAGAGGAGCGTTTCCTACAGGCGATAAAGCTTACTCCGCTGGAGTACTCGGTGCAGTCGTACTTCTATCTTGGTCAGCTGTACATGAACTCTGATCCGCTTAAGGCGCGCTCGCTCCTCGAATCCGCGGCTTCGCAGGGGTTCAAGGAGTCCTTCAAAACGCTGGGCCACCTAGAGATGAACTATTTCTGCGACTTGACTAAAGCCAGGGAATGGTTCAAGCTTGGAATGGAGCTCGGGGAGCTGGAGTGCATGATAGGGTGCTTCGACTGTGCCATCACATTGGGGGACTTGGCTCTCGCCCACAGAGCATCGAAAAGCCTTGAGGCTCTAGCAAAAACCGACAAAATCTACCAGGCGCTCTACACGCAATTTGCCGACTACAGGCATGAGAAACTGTCATTACTCGAGGAATATAAAGCTGAGAAGGCGTTGGACGTTTCCGGGTCTATATACGCCGCAGAAAACCGCGAAAAATAG
- the GPI10 gene encoding putative glycosylphosphatidylinositol-alpha 1,2 mannosyltransferase (Syntenic homolog of Saccharomyces cerevisiae YGL142C (GPI10)), which translates to MKERSILRTLFLWRLINALSIRSFFQADEYWQSLEPAHVKAFGYGGLTWEWQHGLRSYAFPMLFEMSYYVAWILGVATRMALQGLAHATALCGAVVPSGAAGVAAMKAVWELPEAAQELVEYYGVLYGPRVVMAAVAACGEFYSVLLVRKLYLRVADKGDDQKGDAAPVSRLALMLTMTNFFNCFFATRTFINSFEMTLTAVALYHWDWSGGLDVGSLGFSASLAVAAFACLQRPTNVLIWAVLGLFLVLNLVRSRRWQLLLTLVAKVAAAGALAVCANIAIDYYFYGGVLLPLLRFIEFNVTTPLAAFYGRAPWHFHLLQSVPLIVGYALPFFVGALLTHNFRRGNAGLLGSPIMQIKCVVVLNIALYSCIDHKEFRFLYPLQPLFLSLSALEMHTWLQHHHARGTAWLKRVQSLLYVLPVLSITAALVLNTAHEAGVVSVMDYLHSAVPSAESIGFIMPCHSTPWQSHLHRNDLGKLWAISCQPPLDLLHQEDAGDQLLTYMDESDHLYENIPEFIHKNFPPVFRRDLRSPGRQYAYEWPEFLVVFEHMDEAFMKEYLKDSNYVEVKRFFNTLSHWDSRRAGDVIVYHKSPWY; encoded by the coding sequence ATGAAAGAGCGATCGATCCTGAGAACACTTTTTCTGTGGAGGCTTATCAATGCTCTTTCTATCCGCAGCTTCTTCCAGGCAGATGAATACTGGCAGTCGCTGGAGCCTGCGCATGTTAAGGCGTTTGGATATGGTGGGCTGACTTGGGAGTGGCAGCATGGGCTGCGCAGCTATGCATTCCCGATGCTCTTTGAAATGTCGTACTATGTGGCGTGGATACTGGGTGTGGCCACCCGGATGGCGCTGCAGGGGTTGGCACATGCGACGGCGCTGTGTGGGGCGGTGGTGCCgagcggcgcggcgggcgtGGCCGCGATGAAGGCCGTCTGGGAGCTGCCGGAGGCAGCGCAGGAACTGGTGGAGTACTACGGGGTATTGTACGGGCCGCGAGTGGTGATGGCGGCGGTAGCAGCGTGCGGGGAGTTCTACagcgtgctgctggtgcgcAAGCTGTATCTGCGAGTCGCGGATAAGGGGGACGACCAGAAGGGCGACGCGGCGCCGGTCAGCCGGTTGGCGCTGATGCTGACCATGACAAACTTCTTCAACTGTTTCTTCGCGACGCGAACGTTCATCAACTCCTTCGAGATGACGCTCACGGCGGTCGCGCTCTACCATTGGGATTGGAGCGGGGGCCTCGACGTGGGGTCTCTGGGCTTCAGCGCGAGCTTGGCGGTGGCTGCGTTTGCCTGCCTGCAGCGGCCGACTAACGTGTTAATCTGGGCCGTCCTGGGCTTGTTCTTGGTGCTGAACCTGGTGCGCAGCAGACGGTGGCAGCTGCTGTTGACGCTGGTCGCTAAGGTGGCCGCGGCAGGCGCTCTGGCGGTGTGTGCGAATATCGCGATCGACTACTACTTCTACGGCGgcgtgctgctgccgctccTAAGGTTTATCGAGTTCAATGTCACGACGCCGTTGGCCGCCTTCTACGGGCGCGCGCCATGGCACTTCCACCTGCTACAGAGCGTGCCGCTGATCGTGGGATACGCCCTTCCGTTTTTTGTGGGTGCGCTCCTGACCCATAACTTCAGGCGCGGGAACGCTGGGTTGCTGGGCAGCCCCATCATGCAGATCAAGTGCGTAGTGGTGTTGAATATTGCGCTCTATTCCTGCATCGACCATAAGGAATTCCGGTTTCTGTACCCGCTGCAGCCGCTCTTTCTCTCGCTAAGTGCGCTGGAGATGCACACATGGCTGCAGCACCACCACGCGCGCGGGACGGCCTGGCTGAAGCGTGTCCAGTCACTACTGTACGTGCTGCCGGTTCTGTCTATCACGGCTGCGCTTGTGCTCAACACTGCGCACGAAGCCGGTGTCGTGTCGGTGATGGACTACCTGCATTCCGCCGTGCCCAGCGCCGAGAGTATCGGCTTCATCATGCCCTGCCATTCTACGCCATGGCAGTCCCACCTGCACCGCAACGATCTCGGAAAACTCTGGGCAATCAGTTGCCAGCCTCCACTAGATTTGTTGCACCAAGAAGACGCGGGAGATCAGCTGCTGACCTACATGGACGAAAGCGACCACTTGTACGAAAATATCCCGGAATTCATACACAAGAATTTCCCGCCCGTGTTCAGAAGGGACCTACGTTCGCCTGGCAGGCAATATGCTTATGAATGGCCAGAATTCCTGGTTGTGTTTGAACATATGGACGAAGCCTTTATGAAAGAGTATCTCAAGGACAGCAACTATGTCGAGGTGAAAAGATTTTTTAACACGCTAAGCCATTGGGATAGCCGTAGAGCTGGTGACGTGATTGTCTACCATAAAAGTCCATGGTATTAG